Proteins encoded within one genomic window of Cucumis sativus cultivar 9930 chromosome 3, Cucumber_9930_V3, whole genome shotgun sequence:
- the LOC101202734 gene encoding probable membrane-associated kinase regulator 1: MQKIEKNRDPITKSHSLISPLSPKNSFSSSSSSDFEFTISISPRKSSIALCPADELFCNGHLLPLHSRRNSLVPTLLPSSSTSSSADSAATTASRDSTGSSSTGSSSTDSSRSSSQNDPTRPTSDAADLNTGIRHRHDKKCKQFSFSRLSSVFRKEPKSVNNVSTGGSNAKPPRVKGIGSTAKQVIKKYFRKVQLKIGSKSCHSPATPPLPPESTKNSSLTSGNAEESGRFSLSFSGNLRYPRGRSSLLPSGPSSTRSSPSHSGVLRRGGVQSMSSVSGYGSSYSADMSSMEELHSAIQGAIAHCKNSLIHNKNADESSLS; encoded by the exons atgcaaaagattgaaaaaaacaGAGACCCAATAACTAAATCCCACTCCCTAATCTCACCATTATCTCCCAAAAATTCcttctcttcatcttcctcctcCGATTTCGAATTCACCATCTCAATCTCCCCTCGTAAATCCTCCATCGCGCTCTGTCCCGCCGATGAGCTCTTCTGCAACGGCCACCTTCTTCCTCTCCACTCTCGTCGGAACTCCCTCGTTCCCACCCTCCTCCCTTCCTCCAGCACCTCCTCATCCGCCGACTCCGCCGCCACCACAGCCTCCCGTGACTCCACCGGTAGCTCCTCCACCGGAAGCTCATCCACTGACTCGTCCCGCTCCTCCTCCCAAAATGATCCCACCCGCCCTACCTCGGACGCCGCCGATCTCAATACCGGAATCCGACACCGGCATGATAAGAAATGCaaacagttttctttttctagatTATCGTCGGTTTTTAGAAAAGAGCCGAAGAGTGTTAATAATGTTAGTACAGGAGGCAGTAACGCCAAGCCGCCACGTGTTAAAGGGATTGGATCCACCGCTAAGCAAGTGATCAAGAAGTACTTCAGAAAAGTTCAGCTGAAAATTGGGTCCAAATCCTGCCACTCGCCAGCCACGCCGCCGCTTCCGCCGGAATCCACGAAAAATAGTTCCTTAACTTCCGGCAACGCTGAGGAGAGCGGCAGATTCTCCCTCTCATTTTCAGGAAATTTAAG GTATCCACGTGGGAGAAGCAGCCTCCTACCGAGTGGCCCATCTTCAACACGGTCATCACCGAGTCACTCCGGCGTTCTCCGGCGAGGTGGCGTACAAAGCATGAGTTCCGTTAGTGGCTACGGATCGTCATACTCCGCCGACATGTCGTCAATGGAAGAACTCCACAGTGCAATCCAAGGCGCCATTGCTCATTGCAAGAATTCACTAATCCATAACAAGAACGCCGACGAGTCGTCCTTAAGCTGA
- the LOC101222532 gene encoding sugar transport protein 13 — MPAAGFAVTSSSGVEFEAKITPVVIISCMMAASGGLMFGYDVGISGGVTSMPSFLEEFFPVVYKRTQQHVADDSNYCKYNNESLQLFTSSLYLAALIATFFASYTTRVLGRKKTMLIAGVFFIVGTILNAAAVNLLMLILGRISLGCGVGFANQAVPLFLSEIAPTRIRGALNILFQFDITVGILFANLINYGTSKIEGGWGWRVSLALAGIPALLLTIGALMVDDTPNSLIERGHLEEGKAVLKKIRGTENVEPEYLEILEASRIAQEVKHPFRNLKMRQNRPPLVIAIWLQIFQQFTGINAIMFYAPVLFNTLGFGNDASLYSAVITGAVNVLSTLVSIYFVDKIGRRMLLLEAGVQMFISQMIIAVVLGVKLQDNTNSMSHGLAIVVVVMVCSFVSSFAWSFGPLGWLIPSETFPLETRSAGQSVTVCVNMVFTFVIAQSFLSMLCYMKYGIFLFFSGWVVVMSLFVMFLLPETKGIPIEEMTDKVWKQHWFWKRYMTDVAEKGKASA, encoded by the exons aTGCCTGCAGCAGGATTTGCTGTGACTTCCTCCTCGGGAGTCGAGTTCGAGGCCAAGATAACTCCGGTGGTTATTATTTCTTGTATGATGGCTGCCTCCGGAGGACTAATGTTTGGCTATGACGTTGGAATTTCAG GGGGAGTGACGTCGATGCCTTCATTCTTAGAGGAGTTCTTTCCGGTTGTGTACAAGAGAACTCAACAGCATGTGGCCGACGACAGCAATTACTGTAAATACAACAATGAAAGCTTACAATTGTTCACATCTTCTCTTTATCTTGCGGCGTTAATAGCCACATTCTTCGCTTCTTACACCACTAGAGTCCTTGGACGGAAGAAGACCATGCTCATCGCCGGAGTTTTCTTCATCGTCGGAACCATTTTGAACGCCGCCGCTGTTAACCTCCTCATGCTCATTCTTGGAAGAATCTCTCTGGGTTGTGGAGTTGGATTTGCCAACCAg GCTGTGCCTTTGTTTCTATCGGAGATAGCGCCGACGAGAATTCGTGGAGCTTTGAATATCCTTTTTCAATTCGATATCACTGTTGGGATATTGTTCGCAAATCTTATCAATTACGGCACATCCAA AATTGAAGGAGGATGGGGATGGAGGGTATCGCTAGCATTGGCTGGCATTCCGGCATTGCTATTAACTATTGGAGCACTCATGGTTGATGATACTCCAAATAGTTTGATCGAACGTGGTCATTTGGAGGAAGGAAAAGCagtattgaagaaaataagaggAACAGAGAATGTTGAGCCAGAGTATTTGGAGATCTTGGAAGCAAGTCGCATTGCTCAAGAAGTGAAACATCCTTTCAGAAACCTCAAAATGCGCCAGAATCGGCCACCTTTAGTCATTGCCATATGGTTGCAAATCTTTCAACAGTTCACCGGCATCAATGCCATTATGTTCTACGCTCCAGTTTTATTCAACACCTTAGGCTTTGGCAACGATGCATCTCTCTACTCTGCTGTCATAACTGGCGCTGTTAATGTCCTTTCTACATTGGTATCGATTTACTTTGTCGACAAGATCGGACGACGAATGTTGTTATTAGAAGCTGGAGTTCAAATGTTCATTTCCCAAATGATTATCGCGGTGGTGCTTGGCGTAAAACTTCAAGACAACACAAACAGCATGTCACATGGGTTGGCGATTGTAGTGGTAGTCATGGTTTGCAGTTTTGTTTCGTCTTTCGCTTGGTCTTTTGGTCCACTTGGATGGTTGATTCCGAGTGAAACTTTTCCATTGGAGACACGATCAGCTGGACAAAGTGTAACCGTCTGTGTGAATATGGTCTTCACTTTCGTGATAGCACAATCTTTCTTGTCGATGCTGTGCTATATGAAGTATGGgatcttcttgttcttctctGGTTGGGTGGTGGTAATGTCGTTGTTCGTGATGTTTTTGCTGCCGGAGACTAAAGGGATTCCAATTGAAGAAATGACTGACAAAGTTTGGAAGCAACATTGGTTTTGGAAGAGATACATGACTGATGTGGCTGAGAAAGGAAAGGCTTcagcttga
- the LOC101222771 gene encoding sugar transport protein 13 — translation MPAAGFSVAPSAVEFEAKITPVVIISCMMAATGGLMFGYDIGVSGGVTSMPSFLKEFFPVVYEKTQQHQGDDNNYCKYDNENLQLFTSSLYLAALTATFFASYTTRALGRKQTMLIAGIFFIVGTILNASAVSLLMLILGRISLGCGVGFANQAVPLFLSEIAPTRIRGALNILFQFDVTIGILLANLINYGTSKIEGGWGWRVSLALAGVPAFLLTLGAILVDDTPNSLIERGHLEKGKAVLKKIRGTENVEPEYLEILEASRIAQEVKHPFKNLLMRQNRPPLVIAIMLQIFQQLTGINAIMFYAPVLFNTVGFGNDAALYSSVITGAVNVLSTLVSIYSVDKIGRRMLLLEAGVQMFVSQTIIAVLLGLKLQDSANDMSRGMAIVVVLMVCSFVSSFAWSWGPLGWLIPSETFPLETRSAGQSVTVCVNMVFTFVIAQSFLSMLCHMKFGIFLFFSGWVLVMSLFVLFLLPETKGVPLEEMTEKVWKQHWFWKKFMDNTDTKDSV, via the exons ATGCCGGCGGCAGGGTTTTCGGTGGCTCCGTCCGCCGTGGAATTTGAGGCCAAGATAACTCCGGTGGTTATCATTTCTTGTATGATGGCCGCTACTGGAGGCCTTATGTTCGGTTACGACATTGGCGTTTCCG GGGGAGTGACGTCGATGCCTTCATTTCTTAAGGAGTTTTTTCCGGTAGTGTATGAAAAGACTCAACAACACCAAGGAGACGACAACAATTACTGTAAATACGATAATGAAAACTTACAGTTGTTCACATCGTCTCTTTATCTCGCGGCGTTAACCGCCACATTCTTCGCTTCTTACACCACTAGAGCTCTCGGCCGGAAACAGACCATGCTTATCGCCGGAATTTTCTTCATTGTCGGAACCATTTTGAATGCCTCCGCCGTTAGCCTCCTCATGCTTATTCTTGGAAGAATCTCCCTGGGTTGTGGAGTTGGATTTGCCAACCag GCGGTGCCGTTGTTTCTATCGGAGATTGCACCGACGAGAATTCGTGGAGCTTTGAATATATTGTTTCAATTCGATGTTACCATCGGGATTTTGTTGGCAAACCTTATCAATTACGGGACATCCAA AATTGAAGGAGGATGGGGATGGAGGGTATCATTAGCACTGGCTGGCGTTCCAGCATTTCTATTAACGCTTGGAGCAATCTTGGTTGATGATACTCCAAATAGTTTGATCGAACGTGGTCATTTGGAGAAAGGAAAAGCAGTGTTGAAGAAAATCAGAGGAACAGAGAATGTTGAGCCAGAGTATTTAGAGATCTTGGAGGCAAGTCGCATTGCTCAAGAAGTGAAACATCCTTTCAAAAACCTCCTCATGCGCCAGAATCGCCCACCTTTAGTCATTGCCATAATGTTGCAAATCTTCCAACAACTCACCGGCATCAACGCCATTATGTTCTACGCTCCAGTTTTGTTCAACACGGTAGGCTTCGGTAACGATGCGGCTTTGTACTCTTCTGTCATAACAGGAGCCGTCAATGTCCTTTCTACATTGGTGTCTATTTACTCAGTCGACAAGATCGGGCGACGGATGTTGTTATTAGAAGCTGGAGTCCAAATGTTCGTCTCTCAAACCATCATTGCAGTTCTATTAGGCTTAAAACTCCAGGATAGCGCTAATGATATGTCGCGTGGGATGGCGATTGTGGTGGTGTTGATGGTGTGTAGTTTTGTTTCATCTTTCGCATGGTCTTGGGGTCCACTCGGATGGTTGATTCCGAGTGAAACTTTTCCATTGGAGACTCGATCGGCTGGGCAAAGTGTGACAGTTTGTGTGAATATGGTCTTCACTTTTGTGATAGCCCAATCTTTCTTGTCAATGTTGTGCCATATGAAGTTTGGaatcttcttgttcttctctGGTTGGGTGTTGGTAATGTCGTTGTTCGTACTGTTTTTGTTGCCAGAGACAAAGGGTGTTCCCCTCGAAGAGATGACAGAGAAAGTGTGGAAGCAACATTGGTTCTGGAAGAAATTTATGGATAACACAGACACAAAGGATTCCGTTTAA
- the LOC101207461 gene encoding long chain acyl-CoA synthetase 6, peroxisomal, with the protein MDSSAARRRIQAIQDHLVPASEFSSSQLQLNATAGEFFSGDGYSVVLPEKLQTGKWNVYRSARSPLKLVDRFPDHPEIGTLHDNFTRSTDVYRDYKYLGTRIRCDGTVGEYKWMTYGEAGTARTALGSGLVNHGIPKGSCIGLYFINRPEWLVVDHACSAYSYISVPLYDTLGPDAVKYIVNHALVQVIFCVPQTLNSLLSFLSEIPTVRLIVVVGGVDDQIPSLPSSTGVQVLTYASLLSQGSTNIQPFCPPKSDDIATICYTSGTTGTPKGAVLTHGNLIASVAGCSLALKFFPSDVYISYLPLAHIYERANQVSTVYFGVAVGFYQGDNMKLMDDMIALRPTIFCSVPRLYNRIYAGIINAVKTSGVLKERLFNAAYNSKRQAIMNGKSPSPLWDKLVFNKIKAKLGGRVRVLASGASPLSPDILEFLKICFGGVVFEGYGMTETSCVISAMDPDDTLCGHVGAPNPACEIKLVDVPEMNYTSDDQPYSRGEICVRGPLVFKGYFKDEVQTREAVDEDGWLHTGDIGLWMQGGRLKIIDRKKNIFKLAQGEYIAPEKIENVYAKCKFVAQCFVYGDSFNASLVAVVSVDVETLKAWASSEGIKYNDLAQLCNDPRARAAVLADMDAVGREAQLRGFEFAKAVTLVHEPFTLENGLLTPTFKIKRPQAKEYFANAISNMYAELASSDSSSQKM; encoded by the exons ATGGATTCTTCAGCGGCTCGACGTCGGATACAAGCCATTCAGGATCATCTTGTTCCCGCCAGcgaattctcttcttctcagCTCCAGCTTAATGCAACTGCTGGCGAGTTTTTTAGCG GGGATGGCTACAGCGTTGTGCTTCCAGAGAAATTGCAGACTGGAAAGTGGAATGTATATAG ATCTGCTCGCTCTCCTTTGAAGCTTGTGGATAGATTTCCTGATCATCCGGAAATTGGTACATTGCACGATAACTTTAC GCGCTCAACTGATGTATATAGAGACTATAAATATCTAGGTACCCGAATCCGATGTGATGGAACAGTTGGAGA GTACAAATGGATGACATATGGAGAAGCAGGTACTGCTCGGACAGCATTAGGTTCTGGCCTTGTAAATCATGGTATACCAAAG GGATCTTGCATTGGATTATATTTCATCAATAGACCTGAGTGGCTTGTAGTTGACCACGCCTGCTCAGCATATTCTTACATATCAGTTCCTTTATACGATACTCTTG GTCCTGATGCGGTCAAGTATATTGTAAATCATGCTCTTGTACAAGTTATATTTTGTGTTCCTCAAACATTGAATTCT TTACTAAGCTTCTTGTCAGAAATTCCAACCGTACGGCTGATTGTG GTTGTAGGTGGGGTAGATGATCAAATACCATCACTTCCATCATCGACAGGGGTGCAGGTTCTAACGTATGCAAGTTTGCTTAGTCAG GGTAGCACTAACATCCAGCCTTTTTGCCCTCCAAAATCTGATGACATTGCAACTATTTGCTACACGAGTGGTACAACTGGGACCCCAAAG GGTGCTGTATTGACACATGGGAATTTAATTGCGAGTGTTGCTGGATGTTCTCTTGCTTTGAAATTTTTCCCCTCAGATGT CTACATATCGTACCTCCCTTTGGCACATATATATGAACGGGCTAACCAGGTCTCGACGGTTTATTTTGGGGTTGCTGTTGGTTTTTACCAGGGG GACAATATGAAATTGATGGATGATATGATTGCATTAAGACCTACAATCTTCTGCAGTGTTCCCAGGCTGTATAACAGAATATATGCTGG AATTATTAATGCTGTAAAGACCTCTGGTGTGCTGAAGGAGAGACTGTTCAATGCAGCTTACAATTCCAAAAGACAAGCAATAATGAACG GAAAAAGTCCATCTCCCCTCTGGGATAAATTGGTGTTTAATAAGATAAAGGCAAAGCTTGGAGGACGAGTTCGTGTCTTGGCATCTGGTGCTTCACCGTTGTCTCCTGATATACTGGAATTTTTAAAGAT CTGCTTTGGTGGTGTAGTATTTGAAGGCTATGGAATGACAGAAACTTCTTGTGTTATAAGTGCTATGGATCCAGACGACACCCTTTGTGGTCATGTTGGGGCTCCTAATCCGGCTTGTG AAATAAAGCTCGTGGATGTTCCAGAGATGAATTACACATCTGATGATCAGCCTTATTCTCGTGGCGAGATCTGTGTCAGGGGTCCCCTTGTTTTCAAGGGCTATTTCAAAGATGAAGTGCAGAC GAGGGAAGCTGTTGACGAAGATGGATGGCTCCATACGGGAGACATTGGATTGTGGATGCAGGGTGGTCGTTTAAAGATTATTGACAG GAAGAAGAACATCTTTAAGTTGGCACAGGGAGAGTACATTGCACcagagaaaattgaaaacgtGTATGCGAAGTGCAAGTTTGTCGCACAATGCTTTGTTTACG GTGATAGCTTTAATGCATCTCTGGTAGCTGTAGTCTCAGTTGATGTGGAGACCTTGAAAGCATGGGCTTCTTCTGAAGGCATTAAG TATAATGATTTAGCTCAACTCTGCAATGACCCGAGAGCAAGGGCCGCAGTATTGGCGGACATGGATGCCGTTGGAAGAGAGGCACAG TTGAGAGGTTTCGAATTTGCAAAAGCTGTCACTTTGGTCCACGAGCCTTTCACATTGGAGAATGGTCTTCTCACTCCTACATTTAAG ATCAAGAGACCCCAAGCCAAGGAATACTTTGCCAATGCCATATCCAATATGTACGCTGAGCTTGCTTCATCAGATTCATCCTCCCAGAAAATGTAG
- the LOC101223008 gene encoding sugar transport protein 13: MPAGGFSAVHKNGGTEFEAKITPIVVISCVMAATGGLMFGYDVGVSGGVTSMPDFLKKFFPVVYRKTQLKEESDSNYCKYDNQGLQLFTSSLYLAGLTATFFASYTTRKLGRKLTMLIAGVFFIIGTVLNTTAENLMMLIVGRISLGCGVGFANQAVPLFLSEIAPTRIRGGLNILFQLNVTIGILFANLVNYFTAKIEGGWGWRLSLGLAGIPAGLLTLGALMVVDTPNSLIERGRMEEGKAVLKKIRGTDNVEAEFLELVEASRVAREIKHPFRNLLKRRNRPQLIIAVALQIFQQFTGINAIMFYAPVLFNTLGFKSSASLYSAVITGAVNVASTVISIYSVDKVGRRMLLLEAGVQMFISQLMIAIVLGIKVNDHSDNLTKSFATLVVVMVCTFVSSFAWSWGPLGWLIPSETFPLETRSAGQSVTVCVNLLFTFVIAQAFLSMLCHLKFGIFLFFSSWVLIMSVFVLFLLPETKNVPIEEMTEQVWKRHWFWKRFVEEDEIEGQKRSVKKHSNGFEPSLEL, encoded by the exons ATGCCTGCAGGAGGATTCTCCGCCGTCCACAAGAATGGCGGAACAGAGTTCGAGGCTAAAATCACTCCGATCGTCGTCATTTCCTGTGTAATGGCGGCAACCGGCGGTCTCATGTTCGGCTACGACGTCGGTGTCTCAG GAGGAGTTACTTCGATGCCGGATTTCTTGAAGAAGTTCTTTCCGGTAGTGTATCGGAAGACACAGCTGAAGGAAGAAAGCGATAGCAACTACTGTAAATACGATAATCAAGGCCTTCAGTTATTTACATCGTCGCTGTATTTGGCCGGTTTAACGGCGACTTTCTTTGCTTCCTACACCACCAGGAAGCTTGGAAGAAAACTAACGATGTTAATTGCTGGCGTTTTCTTCATTATTGGAACCGTGCTTAATACCACCGCTGAAAATCTCATGATGCTCATCGTCGGTAGGATCTCACTTGGCTGTGGAGTTGGCTTCGCTAATCAg GCAGTTCCATTATTCCTTTCGGAGATCGCCCCAACTAGAATCCGTGGAGGATTAAACATACTATTCCAGCTCAACGTCACCATAGGCATTCTCTTTGCAAATCTGGTCAACTATTTCACTGCTAA AATAGAGGGAGGGTGGGGGTGGAGGCTGTCGCTGGGTTTGGCCGGAATTCCCGCCGGCCTCCTAACTCTGGGGGCTTTGATGGTGGTGGACACTCCCAACAGCCTCATAGAGCGTGGCCGTATGGAAGAAGGCAAAGCGGTGCTTAAAAAGATACGTGGAACTGATAATGTGGAAGCAGAGTTCTTGGAGTTGGTAGAGGCCAGCCGTGTGGCTCGAGAGATAAAACACCCTTTTAGAAACCTACTCAAGCGGAGGAACCGCCCCCAGCTCATCATTGCTGTTGCCCTCCAG ATATTCCAGCAATTCACAGGTATCAATGCGATCATGTTCTACGCTCCGGTCTTATTTAACACACTAGGTTTCAAAAGTAGTGCCTCTTTGTACTCCGCTGTCATAACTGGAGCTGTCAATGTCGCCTCGACAGTCATATCAATCTACTCCGTTGACAAAGTCGGACGCCGGATGTTATTACTTGAAGCCGGAGTACAAATGTTCATTTCTCAGTTAATGATCGCCATAGTTCTAGGAATCAAAGTTAATGATCACTCTGACAATTTAACCAAAAGCTTTGCAACATTAGTTGTGGTCATGGTTTGCACCTTCGTCTCTTCATTTGCATGGTCATGGGGACCACTAGGATGGTTGATTCCAAGCGAAACATTCCCATTGGAGACTCGCTCTGCCGGCCAAAGCGTGACCGTTTGTGTAAATTTGCTATTCACATTTGTGATAGCTCAAGCCTTCCTCTCGATGCTTTGTCACTTGAAGTTTGGGatattcttattcttctccAGTTGGGTTTTGATAATGTCGGTATTCGTGTTATTCTTGTTGCCAGAGACAAAGAATGTACCGATTGAAGAAATGACAGAACAAGTATGGAAACGACATTGGTTTTGGAAGAGATTTGTAGAAGAGGACGAAATTGAGGGACAGAAAAGAAGTGTGAAGAAACATAGTAATGGCTTTGAACCTTCTCTCGAGTTGTag